A genomic stretch from Vibrio algarum includes:
- a CDS encoding sigma-54-dependent transcriptional regulator, translating to MGTQFRMDSVPGSLVVVSGKHEPWLSVLEQAGWQCQRCGDLRRADTLLHEIGPCIGIVDLSQDEFSLNGIANLVSSHKHVRWIAFIRESQIGSDTICQFIVNFCIDFFTSPIPDAQLMSTIGHQLGMLKLEKKVWPNFGSTKDMGISGESVSIKRLREQVRRISSTDVSILIYGENGSGKESVAKAVHTMSARSKEPFITVNCGALSEARMQEDIFGIGAEEGSVCFLEKAHEGTLFLNDILTLPRTQQRNLLRFMQEGKIDSMEGNKQLNVRILAAYSSDIEKALVDKDFNDELYHYINVLRINVPSLKERSGDISILAKQFLQEYSKEYNAQAKDFSDEALKAMAQYHWPGNVRELMNQIKRAVLMSDSDIIELPQLDLPQISNGKRSLKVIRENAERDALIYVLESYDGQVSPAAKELGVSRATMYRLLNKHNLITDVM from the coding sequence ATGGGAACTCAATTCCGTATGGATTCTGTCCCCGGCTCACTCGTAGTGGTAAGCGGTAAGCATGAACCTTGGTTGTCTGTTTTAGAACAAGCTGGTTGGCAATGTCAGAGGTGTGGCGACTTGCGCAGGGCTGATACACTTTTACATGAGATAGGCCCGTGTATCGGTATTGTCGATTTAAGCCAAGATGAATTTAGTCTAAATGGCATTGCAAATCTAGTGAGCAGTCATAAGCATGTACGTTGGATTGCTTTTATTAGAGAGTCGCAAATTGGTTCAGACACTATCTGCCAATTCATAGTTAACTTCTGTATTGATTTTTTTACTTCACCTATTCCAGATGCACAACTTATGAGTACGATAGGCCACCAATTAGGTATGCTCAAATTAGAAAAGAAAGTATGGCCTAATTTCGGTAGTACTAAGGATATGGGAATATCTGGAGAATCAGTCTCTATTAAACGTTTGAGAGAACAGGTAAGACGAATTAGTTCTACTGATGTAAGCATTCTAATTTACGGTGAAAATGGTTCAGGGAAAGAGAGCGTAGCAAAAGCGGTACATACTATGTCAGCACGTTCTAAAGAGCCATTTATAACGGTTAATTGTGGCGCGCTTTCTGAAGCAAGAATGCAAGAAGATATCTTTGGTATAGGTGCAGAAGAAGGGAGCGTTTGTTTTTTAGAAAAAGCACATGAAGGTACACTTTTTCTTAATGACATCTTAACTTTGCCGCGAACGCAGCAGCGTAATCTTTTGCGGTTTATGCAAGAAGGTAAGATAGACTCGATGGAAGGTAATAAGCAATTAAATGTAAGAATATTGGCTGCTTACAGCTCTGATATAGAAAAAGCATTAGTTGATAAAGATTTTAATGATGAGCTTTATCATTATATCAATGTCCTAAGGATTAATGTACCTAGTCTTAAAGAAAGATCGGGAGATATTAGTATTTTAGCAAAGCAATTTTTACAAGAGTATTCCAAAGAGTATAACGCTCAAGCGAAAGACTTTTCAGATGAGGCTCTAAAGGCGATGGCACAATACCATTGGCCTGGAAATGTAAGAGAACTTATGAATCAGATTAAGCGCGCAGTGTTAATGTCTGACAGTGATATCATTGAATTGCCTCAATTAGATTTGCCTCAAATTTCTAATGGAAAACGCAGCCTTAAAGTGATTAGAGAAAATGCAGAAAGAGATGCGCTTATATATGTCCTAGAGTCGTATGACGGACAAGTTTCACCTGCTGCAAAAGAATTGGGGGTGTCGAGAGCAACAATGTATCGATTACTCAATAAACACAACTTAATAACAGATGTCATGTAA
- a CDS encoding DUF1127 domain-containing protein encodes MSRSIYLHLAVLLVKADLKREERVWKRKLRRTVHDIPWHNAHLLRDIGLETDGRTIGFTEPHHVTVERRIRHLRRVHRSRIVT; translated from the coding sequence ATGAGTCGTTCTATATATTTACACCTAGCTGTCCTTCTAGTTAAAGCAGATTTAAAAAGAGAAGAAAGAGTCTGGAAACGGAAATTACGTCGTACAGTTCATGATATTCCTTGGCACAATGCTCACCTTTTGAGAGATATTGGCCTTGAAACGGATGGACGTACTATTGGGTTTACCGAACCTCATCATGTAACCGTTGAACGTCGTATTCGTCATCTTCGTCGTGTACACCGGTCAAGAATAGTCACGTAG
- a CDS encoding DUF6482 family protein codes for MQKIQLDHWLHADHSGKNVSPKLYVISCEDLSDYLLAVEYKHKLEPVHKDGEPMHFSSLEQVKDVLSRLGVDSVYLRLHNTDDECSALGESVPYHDIEMSLQTH; via the coding sequence ATGCAAAAGATTCAACTCGATCATTGGTTACATGCTGATCATTCAGGGAAAAATGTCTCGCCTAAATTGTATGTTATCAGTTGTGAAGATCTATCCGACTATCTGCTTGCGGTGGAATATAAGCACAAATTAGAACCTGTACATAAAGATGGTGAGCCGATGCACTTTTCATCTCTTGAACAAGTGAAAGATGTGCTTTCTAGGCTGGGGGTGGATTCTGTTTATTTACGCTTACATAACACTGATGATGAATGCAGTGCTTTGGGTGAGTCCGTACCGTACCATGATATAGAGATGTCCTTGCAGACGCATTAA
- a CDS encoding dCMP deaminase family protein → MISKWAQRFYQMAELVASWSKDPSTQVGAVITEKNRIVSVGFNGYPHGVSDSASTDDRDMKYLKTLHAEENAILFAKRDLDGCDIWVTHFPCPNCAAKIIQTGIASVHCPEQTEDFLSRWGDKISVSQDMFLQAGVKVDWLPLAEIG, encoded by the coding sequence ATGATTTCAAAGTGGGCGCAACGTTTTTATCAAATGGCCGAATTAGTAGCATCATGGAGTAAAGATCCATCAACACAAGTAGGAGCGGTAATTACCGAGAAAAACCGTATTGTCTCTGTTGGTTTTAACGGCTACCCACACGGTGTATCAGACAGCGCTAGTACAGATGATCGAGATATGAAATATTTAAAGACTCTCCATGCTGAGGAAAATGCGATTTTATTTGCAAAAAGAGATTTAGATGGATGTGATATATGGGTAACCCACTTTCCATGTCCAAATTGTGCTGCGAAAATTATTCAAACAGGTATCGCTAGTGTGCATTGTCCTGAACAAACCGAAGACTTCTTGTCTCGTTGGGGGGACAAAATTAGTGTTAGCCAAGATATGTTTCTTCAAGCAGGGGTTAAAGTAGATTGGCTGCCACTTGCAGAAATTGGGTAA
- the mutH gene encoding DNA mismatch repair endonuclease MutH — MKPEPKTEAELLQRARDIAGLSFFELAETANMIVPANLKRDKGWVGQLLEWHLGAVAGSKPQQDFLDLGIELKSIPIGHTGKPLETTFVCVAPLIGVHGLTWEKSHVRQKLSKVLWIPVEGEREIPLAARKVGSPILWSPNDEEENALQQDWEELMEMIVLGQVEKITAKHGEVMQLRPKAANSRVFTEAYGATGKSIKTTPRGFYLRTQFTNQIIKRYFS, encoded by the coding sequence ATGAAGCCAGAACCAAAAACTGAAGCTGAGCTCTTGCAAAGAGCTCGTGATATTGCCGGCCTGTCATTTTTCGAATTAGCTGAAACAGCAAATATGATCGTCCCTGCAAATTTAAAACGCGACAAAGGTTGGGTTGGCCAATTACTTGAATGGCACCTAGGTGCCGTGGCTGGTAGTAAACCACAGCAAGACTTCCTAGATCTTGGAATAGAACTTAAGAGCATTCCTATTGGGCACACAGGGAAACCACTTGAAACGACATTTGTATGCGTCGCCCCACTTATTGGTGTGCATGGCTTAACTTGGGAAAAAAGTCATGTTCGTCAGAAGCTATCTAAAGTACTTTGGATTCCCGTAGAAGGTGAGCGTGAAATCCCCCTTGCAGCTCGCAAGGTAGGATCACCTATATTATGGTCTCCGAATGACGAAGAAGAAAATGCACTTCAACAGGATTGGGAAGAATTAATGGAAATGATCGTTTTAGGCCAAGTAGAAAAAATAACGGCGAAACATGGCGAGGTTATGCAATTAAGGCCTAAAGCAGCCAATAGCCGTGTTTTTACAGAAGCCTATGGAGCAACGGGAAAATCCATAAAAACGACTCCTAGAGGCTTCTATCTAAGAACTCAATTTACAAATCAAATAATAAAGCGGTACTTTTCCTAG
- the rppH gene encoding RNA pyrophosphohydrolase, which translates to MIDGDGYRLNVGIVICNNHGQVFWAKRYGQHSWQFPQGGIDDGETPEQAMYRELYEEVGLTKQDVKIVATSRHWLRYRLPKRLVRWDSKPVCIGQKQKWFLLRMICDESQVNMQRGNTPEFDGWRWVSFWYPVRQVVSFKRDVYRRAMKEFASLAMPFKERKTKGKRKNRRG; encoded by the coding sequence GTGATCGATGGCGATGGTTACCGCTTAAATGTGGGAATCGTGATTTGTAACAACCATGGTCAGGTATTCTGGGCTAAACGATACGGGCAACATTCTTGGCAATTTCCTCAAGGGGGAATTGACGATGGAGAAACTCCTGAACAAGCTATGTACAGAGAGTTATACGAAGAAGTTGGCCTCACTAAACAGGATGTAAAAATAGTAGCAACAAGTCGTCATTGGTTAAGGTATCGCCTACCAAAGCGTCTTGTTCGCTGGGATTCTAAACCTGTTTGTATCGGGCAAAAACAGAAATGGTTTTTGCTGCGTATGATTTGCGATGAATCGCAAGTAAACATGCAACGTGGCAATACCCCTGAATTTGATGGTTGGCGTTGGGTGAGTTTTTGGTACCCTGTTAGGCAAGTTGTTTCGTTTAAACGTGATGTGTATAGGCGTGCGATGAAAGAATTTGCTTCTTTAGCTATGCCTTTTAAGGAGCGAAAGACGAAAGGTAAACGTAAAAATCGTAGAGGGTAG
- the ptsP gene encoding phosphoenolpyruvate--protein phosphotransferase, whose translation MLTQLRDIVEKVIKLDDVHQALDLLVKETCLAMQTDCCTVYLANDEKQRLELMATQGLQLQGNSIHIDYTEALVGLVRRSAEPLNLAEASKHPHYKFFPQLGEQVYHSFLGTPIIHRKQVLGVLVIQQKSPRLFSEMEESFLVTLAAQVAVIIAHAQAQGHWLLSDQKTESISGIAASPGVAIGPFWWDNTQPDLSDVLPASAVNTEQEHEWLMLAVENAITDFRRMRKRFDGELNKDALAIFDLFTHLLNDPMLRADLKAQINKGDRADWALRQVVETYSHRFAQMSDVYMRERAQDIKELGQRLLYFLHNSESGQIDLKKPVILVVRELTASLLAGIPKDQLLAVISLEGAANSHAAILSRALGVPAIMGANLSPEAIHGRMGIVDGYSGKILVEPNEQLLQEYRALQSEESELSQMVEDELNQEASTIDGTKIEVLLNAGLSADSNIAINKGVDGVGLYRTEIQFLLQHRFPSEDEQAQQYRSVLKAYIEKKVVMRTLDIGGDKPLPYLPIEEDNPFLGWRGIRFTLDHPDIFIIQLRAMLRASIGLDNLRILLPMVTSCQELDETLKLLEQAFSEVKNVDPRVIRPEVGIMVEVPSMIYLLPMVADKVDFVSVGSNDLTQYLLAVDRNNSRVADIYESIHPAVIMALKQILDTCNQYKIPVSLCGELAGDPVGALLLVGLGYRSLSMNTSNVARVKYLLRQASVTELEAFSNKALTMHYSKDTYTMMLKYLENRNLAGFIRAGKQ comes from the coding sequence ATGCTAACTCAACTGAGGGATATAGTTGAAAAAGTGATAAAGCTTGATGATGTACATCAAGCTTTAGATCTTTTGGTCAAAGAAACATGCCTCGCAATGCAAACAGACTGCTGTACAGTTTATTTAGCTAATGATGAAAAGCAGCGACTTGAGTTAATGGCAACTCAAGGTTTGCAATTACAAGGTAACTCCATTCATATCGATTATACCGAAGCGCTTGTTGGTTTGGTGCGTCGTAGTGCTGAGCCGTTGAACCTTGCGGAAGCATCAAAACATCCACATTATAAATTTTTTCCTCAATTGGGTGAGCAGGTTTACCATTCATTTCTTGGTACTCCAATCATTCATCGCAAGCAGGTTCTCGGTGTTTTAGTTATCCAACAAAAATCACCCCGATTGTTTAGCGAAATGGAAGAGTCATTTTTGGTGACGCTTGCCGCACAAGTCGCGGTCATTATTGCTCATGCTCAAGCTCAAGGACATTGGTTACTTTCGGACCAGAAAACAGAGAGTATATCGGGTATTGCTGCTTCTCCAGGCGTAGCTATTGGCCCTTTTTGGTGGGACAACACGCAGCCAGATCTTTCTGATGTTTTACCCGCCTCTGCTGTAAACACAGAACAAGAGCACGAATGGTTGATGTTGGCAGTCGAAAATGCAATTACTGACTTTCGACGCATGCGTAAAAGGTTTGATGGTGAACTAAACAAAGATGCGTTGGCGATTTTTGATTTATTTACTCATCTACTTAATGACCCTATGTTGCGGGCCGATCTTAAAGCACAGATAAATAAAGGTGATCGCGCAGATTGGGCGTTGAGACAAGTAGTCGAGACCTATTCTCATAGATTTGCTCAAATGAGCGATGTGTATATGCGTGAGCGTGCCCAGGATATTAAAGAACTGGGTCAAAGATTACTCTATTTTTTACATAACTCAGAGTCTGGTCAAATAGACTTAAAAAAACCTGTCATTTTGGTTGTTAGAGAACTTACCGCATCCTTATTAGCGGGGATTCCTAAAGATCAATTATTAGCTGTTATTTCATTAGAAGGTGCGGCTAATTCACATGCTGCCATTTTATCTAGAGCATTAGGTGTTCCTGCCATTATGGGAGCAAACTTGTCGCCTGAGGCCATTCACGGGCGGATGGGGATTGTTGACGGGTACAGTGGCAAGATCTTAGTCGAACCCAATGAACAACTGTTACAAGAATATAGAGCTTTACAAAGTGAAGAGTCAGAACTTTCTCAGATGGTTGAGGATGAACTGAACCAAGAAGCCAGCACTATTGATGGCACTAAGATCGAAGTATTGTTAAACGCAGGGTTGAGTGCAGACAGTAATATTGCGATTAACAAAGGGGTAGATGGCGTAGGACTTTATAGGACAGAAATACAGTTTTTACTGCAGCATAGATTTCCATCCGAAGACGAACAAGCGCAACAATATAGAAGCGTGCTAAAGGCTTATATTGAGAAGAAAGTCGTCATGCGTACCTTGGATATTGGTGGGGATAAACCGCTACCGTATCTACCGATTGAAGAAGATAATCCATTTCTTGGTTGGCGCGGCATACGCTTTACGTTAGATCATCCTGATATCTTTATTATTCAACTAAGAGCAATGCTACGGGCAAGTATCGGCTTAGATAATTTACGCATATTGTTACCTATGGTTACAAGTTGTCAAGAGCTAGACGAAACGTTAAAGCTTTTAGAACAGGCGTTTAGCGAGGTGAAAAATGTAGACCCTAGAGTTATCAGGCCTGAAGTAGGGATTATGGTTGAAGTGCCTTCTATGATTTACCTTCTTCCTATGGTTGCGGATAAGGTTGACTTTGTATCAGTAGGAAGTAATGACTTAACACAATATTTGTTAGCAGTGGATCGAAATAATTCTCGTGTGGCTGATATATATGAGTCTATTCATCCTGCTGTAATCATGGCTTTGAAGCAGATACTAGATACGTGTAATCAATATAAGATTCCTGTCAGTCTATGTGGCGAGTTGGCTGGTGATCCTGTTGGGGCTCTATTACTTGTAGGATTAGGGTATAGATCGTTAAGTATGAATACCTCTAACGTAGCGCGCGTAAAATATCTGTTAAGGCAAGCGAGTGTAACGGAATTGGAAGCGTTTTCTAATAAAGCATTAACCATGCATTACAGCAAAGATACTTATACTATGATGTTGAAATATTTAGAAAATAGAAACCTTGCTGGCTTTATTCGTGCAGGGAAACAATAA